The following coding sequences are from one Sphaeramia orbicularis chromosome 11, fSphaOr1.1, whole genome shotgun sequence window:
- the nhsl3 gene encoding NHS-like protein 3 isoform X3: MVVYLRKSIHSLLSVFKKKAGPKGNEDHKRLSVHYTASQHYQENVFIEGSRPQYLEDLHTEAQEGLKILQQEENKNGVTFPDDDTIASTTTLCPQQDISSKDRDASPESRSTTGNTDTTVTSAVSTRPVLTRQGSTFKPLHPVKRIEKTKKRGRRTTIMGIPNQVQKELALHRHSTFQQLPDHDKQVSESQSSVVIIPTVDGGTPIANKEGARVHLSELEQTSRDEKLLKKHLQAVYQEEHHNNLQGFSPHLGPTSMLRPKSVAVPGMTTSCSSPAQMFSFLQEPQGPVMSISPQATYMSTIIPNAVLPASIEVIEIDHGSRTRGSSVGYSGSVRTVSKSSLASGDSSVSPLLSRRSDDDDSQTDISHNTSILMPTSVSGSNLSETPSSKTIISNTSPTFSKGSSYSDKSQRVGLSGQGSLQVQSGENQDLVSLQSSTDVLCSPITKHENVGEVQEFISQSVTAAEDAKNKRNFARSLSIVKTKQPPAPPRRTNSLHNNKIRAYAGALVDSKTLNESVSGEVWTAAENIVGNNEIKSVTAEDSRILTPLSNTNSPDASSDTDSIVQVPAKEDGGPQPQLESSGSSPQKTPSDGGKFERTMSPSSGYSSQSGTPTLSPKGISPTSPDKQKKTPVKPERSVSRASSSAASPSPSLTSLSCGTPEPVNQDVSKCTPSLTIPTKEPTPCSNSAVLRVEIRDLLNIPPPPKVKAPCPPPPETWVHNRHTFELLCAPYVNVNNKASRQMEESTMKQAGTQTESGEESPVEKHTTTDKPMVDSSENREPSLEEQPLTLLTIVPVVPDGVSTQKKECPGTKQEAYLIQDRTEAGTDVQCQEVPSPLVVDTEALPKKDPPQVMKKPMTVINREKPLSEEQSVKKQQMEESSSASTVYLPVENRTTFSQNEVTDGGETASIHTLSINVTKANKDSPPPTPPPSYHPTPPLSRKTPPSSVSVAPDDLQRVQEEIQVSECCWPPPPPPLEGDSVFEGGDDIDFPLPPPPLVSTDSVPEETDKVIMKIEVQNRLPENVEETVILSSDAETRGPVKPPDVLQPVADNKPEVVKEVLQANTTVEFSCRPVLDSSSNNDTPPTLETPPLPPFTKPEIPASVLLSTNSLKQNSVKTEGPTPSEPLVSAPPPITAPEAPPLPVENLTSAVNFRRQPSVANRDTRSKELLSRHKSAPIPKEDANIPLVTPSLLQMVRLRSVNMAEDEIKTPSEDKSTNESLGVQENSPVSTPGPQSTPQKPIRKSLSLKSPPQTLKTSSVMLNTPSMRLQEAIRMKTAAMSSRDGLPSRLSMRTSTYSSVSEPGALSLKSPEGCDLQKSPASTASFIFSRSTKKVVIETAAASSPETQANLKQSLAAELMQFSDHSKAFSNGGIRSEKVPPPVAKKPAHGSVSPSQNLPTCTVKMDLSVAGNGTMGTGQHVGKITLPETRENCTHKPSSTQTI, translated from the exons ATGGTGGTCTACTTGAGGAAAAGCATCCACTCTCTGCTGTCAGTCTTCAAAAAGAAGG CTGGGCCAAAGGGGAATGAAGACCACAAGAGGTTGTCAGTGCATTACACGGCCTCACAGCACTACCAGGAGAATGTTTTCATCGAGGGCAGCAGGCCACAGTATCTGGAGGACCTGCACACTGAGGCCCAGGAGGGACTGAAAATACTACAACAGGAAG AAAACAAGAATGGAGTGACCTTTCCTGACGATGACACTATTGCT TCTACAACCACCCTGTGTCCGCAGCAGGATATCAGCTCCAAGGACAGAGATGCCTCTCCGGAGTCAAGATCCACCACCGGGAATACTGATACCACAGTAACCTCTGCCGTGTCAACTAGGCCTGTACTCACACGCCAAG GTTCTACATTCAAGCCTCTACATCCAGTGAAACGGATAGAAAAGACCAAGAAGAGGGGCAGGAGGACTACCATCATGGGCATCCCCAACCAGGTCCAAAAAGAGCTTG CACTGCACCGGCACTCAACGTTCCAGCAGCTTCCTGACCATGATAAACAGGTCAGCGAGAGCCAGTCAAGTGTTGTCATCATACCTACGGTGGATGGAGGGACTCCAATAGCAAATAAAGAAGGAGCGAGGGTGCACCTGTCAGAGCTGGAG CAGACATCCAGAGATGAGAAGCTCTTGAAGAAGCACCTCCAGGCAGTGTACCAAGAGGAGCATCACAACAACCTCCAGGGATTCAGCCCCCACCTTGGCCCCACCTCCATGCTAAGACCCAAATCTGTAGCAGTACCTGGCATGACCACTTCCTGCTCCTCTCCAGCACAAATGTTTAGCTTCCTACAAGAACCACAG GGTCCAGTGATGTCCATTTCTCCTCAGGCAACCTATATGTCCACAATCATCCCTAATGCAGTCCTGCCGGCCTCCATTGAAGTCATTGAGATCGACCACGGTAGCAGGACACGAGGCAGCAGTGTCGGCTATAGTGGGAGTGTTCGCACTGTAAGCAAAAGCAGCCTGGCATCTGGGGACTCATCAGTCAGTCCTTTGTTGTCCAGAAGATCAGACGATGATGATTCTCAGACTGACATTTCCCACAACACCTCCATACTGATGCCCACATCAGTTTCAGGGTCAAATCTTAGCGAGACACCATCTTCAAAGACTATAATTTCAAATACCTCCCCCACCTTTTCTAAGGGGAGTTCATATAGTGATAAGTCACAGCGAGTGGGTCTCAGTGGGCAGGGGAGCCTTCAAGTGCAGTCTGGTGAGAACCAAGACCTTGTTAGCCTCCAGAGCTCCACTGATGTACTTTGCAGCCCCATCACCAAGCATGAAAATGTTGGTGAAGTTCAAGAGTTCATATCACAGTCAGTTACTGCTGCTGAGGATGCAAAGAACAAACGTAACTTTGCTCGTAGTCTTTCTATTGTAAAGACCAAGCAACCTCCAGCACCCCCACGAAGAACAAACTCTCTACATAATAATAAGATCAGGGCTTATGCCGGTGCACTGGTGGACAGCAAAACTCTAAATGAATCTGTGTCTGGAGAGGTGTGGACTGCAGCAGAGAACATTGTaggaaacaatgaaattaaatcaGTTACTGCCGAAGACAGCAGGATCCTAACCCCTCTATCAAACACTAACTCACCAGATGCTTCCTCCGATACTGACAGCATTGTTCAAGTCCCCGCCAAGGAGGATGGAGGACCACAGCCCCAATTAGAGTCCAGTGGCTCCTCCCCTCAGAAAACACCATCAGATGGGGGAAAGTTTGAACGGACAATGTCTCCTTCCAGTGGTTACTCCAGTCAAAGTGGCACGCCAACACTTTCCCCAAAAGGCATTTCACCAACCTCCCCAGACAAACAGAAGAAGACGCCGGTCAAACCGGAGAGATCTGTGTCTCGGGCCTCATCCTCAGCAGCTTCTCCTTCACCTTCTCTTACCTCTCTATCATGTGGTACACCTGAGCCAGTCAACCAAGATGTTTCCAAATGTACCCCTAGTCTTACAATCCCCACAAAAGAGCCCACACCCTGTAGCAATTCTGCAGTACTGAGAGTGGAAATCAGAGATCTGTTAAACATCCCACCCCCTCCCAAAGTCAAAGCACCATGTCCACCTCCTCCAGAGACATGGgttcacaacagacacacatttgaGCTTCTCTGTGCACCCTATGTTAATGTCAACAACAAGGCATCAAGACAAATGGAGGAAAGCACAATGAAACAAGCAGGAACCCAAACAGAATCTGGCGAGGAGTCACCAGTTGAAAAACATACAACTACAGACAAACCTATGGTAGACTCTTCAGAAAACAGAGAACCATCCCTTGAGGAACAGCCTCTGACTTTACTAACCATAGTTCCTGTAGTCCCTGATGGTGTCTCTACACAGAAAAAGGAATGTCCAGGTACAAAACAGGAAGCATATTTAATCCAGGACAGGACAGAAGCAGGTACAGATGTTCAATGCCAAGAGGTCCCCAGCCCTCTAGTGGTAGATACAGAGGCTCTCCCAAAGAAAGACCCCCCTCAGGTCATGAAGAAACCCATGACAGTAATAAACAGAGAAAAACCACTATCAGAGGAGCAGTCAGTCAAGAAACAACAAATGGAAGAGAGTAGCAGTGCCTCAACAGTTTATTTACCTGTTGAGAACCGCACAACCTTCTCACAGAATGAAGTTACAGATGGAGGTGAAACTGCATCCATTCATACACTTTCTATCAACGTCACTAAAGCTAATAAAGACTCACCTCCACCTACTCCTCCACCTTCCTACCACCCTACACCCCCTCTATCGAGAAAAACACCTCCCTCGTCAGTATCTGTGGCTCCTGATGATTTACAAAGAGTACAGGAAGAAATCCAAGTCTCAGAATGTTGCTGGccgcctcctccacctcctttgGAAGGGGACTCTGTCTTTGAGGGAGGGGATGACATTGATTtccctcttccccctcctccccttGTATCGACAGACAGTGTGCCAGAAGAAACTGACAAAGTTATCATGAAAATAGAGGTCCAAAACAGGCTACCAGAAAATGTTGAAGAGACAGTCATCCTCTCAAGTGATGCTGAAACACGTGGACCAGTAAAACCTCCTGATGTCCTTCAACCTGTGGCTGACAACAAACCAGAGGTTGTCAAGGAAGTTTTACAAGCTAATACAACTGTTGAGTTTTCTTGCAGACCAGTGTTGGACAGTTCATCTAACAATGACACACCTCCCACACTTGAGACACCACCTTTACCACCATTTACAAAACCAGAAATCCCAGCATCTGTTTTACTTTCTACCAACAGTCTGAAGCAAAACTCTGTGAAAACTGAAGGGCCAACTCCCTCAGAGCCTCTTGTCAGTGCTCCACCTCCAATTACTGCCCCAGAAGCCCCTCCTCTGCCAGTGGAGAACTTAACATCTGCTGTTAATTTCAGAAGACAGCCCAGTGTAGCAAACAGAGACACCAGAAGCAAGGAGCTCCTTTCCCGCCATAAAAGTGCACCAATTCCCAAAGAAGATGCTAATATTCCTCTTGTCACCCCCTCCCTGCTTCAGATGGTTCGCCTCAGATCAGTCAACATGGCTGAAGATGAGATAAAAACCCCTTCAGAGGACAAGTCAACAAATGAGAGTCTGGGGGTTCAAGAAAACAGCCCCGTTTCAACACCAGGACCGCAAAGCACTCCACAGAAACCTATCCGCAAGTCTCTGTCTCTGAAGTCTCCTCCACAGACACTAAAAACATCCTCTGTGATGCTGAACACCCCTTCTATGCGCTTACAGGAAGCCATACGCATGAAGACTGCAGCCATGTCCTCTAGGGACGGGCTTCCATCGAGGCTAAGTATGAGGACGTCCACGTACAGCTCTGTAAGTGAACCAGGGGCCCTGTCTTTGAAATCCCCAGAAGGTTGTGACCTGCAGAAGTCCCCAGCCTCTACCGCCAGCTTTATCTTCTCCCGGAGCACTAAAAAGGTCGTCATAGAGACTGCTGCCGCCTCCTCTCCAGAGACTCAGGCAAATCTGAAGCAAAGTTTGGCCGCTGAACTCATGCAGTTCTCTGACCACTCAAAGGCTTTCTCCAATGGTGGGATCAGATCAGAAAAAGTTCCTCCACCAGTAGCTAAAAAACCAGCCCATGGCAGTGTCAGTCCTTCACAGAATCTTCCTACTTGTACAGTAAAAATGGACCTCAGTGTTGCTGGAAATGGAACAATGGGAACAGGTCAACACGTGGGCAAAATAACACTTCCAGAGACAA GAGAAAACTGCACACACAAACCTTCTTCCACACAAACAATATGA
- the nhsl3 gene encoding NHS-like protein 3 isoform X2, with the protein MGNSIQKKKKIQREKNFSPPHSPSSSRENQKGFWLFGHSDKIKTAGPKGNEDHKRLSVHYTASQHYQENVFIEGSRPQYLEDLHTEAQEGLKILQQEENKNGVTFPDDDTIASTTTLCPQQDISSKDRDASPESRSTTGNTDTTVTSAVSTRPVLTRQGSTFKPLHPVKRIEKTKKRGRRTTIMGIPNQVQKELALHRHSTFQQLPDHDKQVSESQSSVVIIPTVDGGTPIANKEGARVHLSELEQTSRDEKLLKKHLQAVYQEEHHNNLQGFSPHLGPTSMLRPKSVAVPGMTTSCSSPAQMFSFLQEPQGPVMSISPQATYMSTIIPNAVLPASIEVIEIDHGSRTRGSSVGYSGSVRTVSKSSLASGDSSVSPLLSRRSDDDDSQTDISHNTSILMPTSVSGSNLSETPSSKTIISNTSPTFSKGSSYSDKSQRVGLSGQGSLQVQSGENQDLVSLQSSTDVLCSPITKHENVGEVQEFISQSVTAAEDAKNKRNFARSLSIVKTKQPPAPPRRTNSLHNNKIRAYAGALVDSKTLNESVSGEVWTAAENIVGNNEIKSVTAEDSRILTPLSNTNSPDASSDTDSIVQVPAKEDGGPQPQLESSGSSPQKTPSDGGKFERTMSPSSGYSSQSGTPTLSPKGISPTSPDKQKKTPVKPERSVSRASSSAASPSPSLTSLSCGTPEPVNQDVSKCTPSLTIPTKEPTPCSNSAVLRVEIRDLLNIPPPPKVKAPCPPPPETWVHNRHTFELLCAPYVNVNNKASRQMEESTMKQAGTQTESGEESPVEKHTTTDKPMVDSSENREPSLEEQPLTLLTIVPVVPDGVSTQKKECPGTKQEAYLIQDRTEAGTDVQCQEVPSPLVVDTEALPKKDPPQVMKKPMTVINREKPLSEEQSVKKQQMEESSSASTVYLPVENRTTFSQNEVTDGGETASIHTLSINVTKANKDSPPPTPPPSYHPTPPLSRKTPPSSVSVAPDDLQRVQEEIQVSECCWPPPPPPLEGDSVFEGGDDIDFPLPPPPLVSTDSVPEETDKVIMKIEVQNRLPENVEETVILSSDAETRGPVKPPDVLQPVADNKPEVVKEVLQANTTVEFSCRPVLDSSSNNDTPPTLETPPLPPFTKPEIPASVLLSTNSLKQNSVKTEGPTPSEPLVSAPPPITAPEAPPLPVENLTSAVNFRRQPSVANRDTRSKELLSRHKSAPIPKEDANIPLVTPSLLQMVRLRSVNMAEDEIKTPSEDKSTNESLGVQENSPVSTPGPQSTPQKPIRKSLSLKSPPQTLKTSSVMLNTPSMRLQEAIRMKTAAMSSRDGLPSRLSMRTSTYSSVSEPGALSLKSPEGCDLQKSPASTASFIFSRSTKKVVIETAAASSPETQANLKQSLAAELMQFSDHSKAFSNGGIRSEKVPPPVAKKPAHGSVSPSQNLPTCTVKMDLSVAGNGTMGTGQHVGKITLPETRENCTHKPSSTQTI; encoded by the exons CTGGGCCAAAGGGGAATGAAGACCACAAGAGGTTGTCAGTGCATTACACGGCCTCACAGCACTACCAGGAGAATGTTTTCATCGAGGGCAGCAGGCCACAGTATCTGGAGGACCTGCACACTGAGGCCCAGGAGGGACTGAAAATACTACAACAGGAAG AAAACAAGAATGGAGTGACCTTTCCTGACGATGACACTATTGCT TCTACAACCACCCTGTGTCCGCAGCAGGATATCAGCTCCAAGGACAGAGATGCCTCTCCGGAGTCAAGATCCACCACCGGGAATACTGATACCACAGTAACCTCTGCCGTGTCAACTAGGCCTGTACTCACACGCCAAG GTTCTACATTCAAGCCTCTACATCCAGTGAAACGGATAGAAAAGACCAAGAAGAGGGGCAGGAGGACTACCATCATGGGCATCCCCAACCAGGTCCAAAAAGAGCTTG CACTGCACCGGCACTCAACGTTCCAGCAGCTTCCTGACCATGATAAACAGGTCAGCGAGAGCCAGTCAAGTGTTGTCATCATACCTACGGTGGATGGAGGGACTCCAATAGCAAATAAAGAAGGAGCGAGGGTGCACCTGTCAGAGCTGGAG CAGACATCCAGAGATGAGAAGCTCTTGAAGAAGCACCTCCAGGCAGTGTACCAAGAGGAGCATCACAACAACCTCCAGGGATTCAGCCCCCACCTTGGCCCCACCTCCATGCTAAGACCCAAATCTGTAGCAGTACCTGGCATGACCACTTCCTGCTCCTCTCCAGCACAAATGTTTAGCTTCCTACAAGAACCACAG GGTCCAGTGATGTCCATTTCTCCTCAGGCAACCTATATGTCCACAATCATCCCTAATGCAGTCCTGCCGGCCTCCATTGAAGTCATTGAGATCGACCACGGTAGCAGGACACGAGGCAGCAGTGTCGGCTATAGTGGGAGTGTTCGCACTGTAAGCAAAAGCAGCCTGGCATCTGGGGACTCATCAGTCAGTCCTTTGTTGTCCAGAAGATCAGACGATGATGATTCTCAGACTGACATTTCCCACAACACCTCCATACTGATGCCCACATCAGTTTCAGGGTCAAATCTTAGCGAGACACCATCTTCAAAGACTATAATTTCAAATACCTCCCCCACCTTTTCTAAGGGGAGTTCATATAGTGATAAGTCACAGCGAGTGGGTCTCAGTGGGCAGGGGAGCCTTCAAGTGCAGTCTGGTGAGAACCAAGACCTTGTTAGCCTCCAGAGCTCCACTGATGTACTTTGCAGCCCCATCACCAAGCATGAAAATGTTGGTGAAGTTCAAGAGTTCATATCACAGTCAGTTACTGCTGCTGAGGATGCAAAGAACAAACGTAACTTTGCTCGTAGTCTTTCTATTGTAAAGACCAAGCAACCTCCAGCACCCCCACGAAGAACAAACTCTCTACATAATAATAAGATCAGGGCTTATGCCGGTGCACTGGTGGACAGCAAAACTCTAAATGAATCTGTGTCTGGAGAGGTGTGGACTGCAGCAGAGAACATTGTaggaaacaatgaaattaaatcaGTTACTGCCGAAGACAGCAGGATCCTAACCCCTCTATCAAACACTAACTCACCAGATGCTTCCTCCGATACTGACAGCATTGTTCAAGTCCCCGCCAAGGAGGATGGAGGACCACAGCCCCAATTAGAGTCCAGTGGCTCCTCCCCTCAGAAAACACCATCAGATGGGGGAAAGTTTGAACGGACAATGTCTCCTTCCAGTGGTTACTCCAGTCAAAGTGGCACGCCAACACTTTCCCCAAAAGGCATTTCACCAACCTCCCCAGACAAACAGAAGAAGACGCCGGTCAAACCGGAGAGATCTGTGTCTCGGGCCTCATCCTCAGCAGCTTCTCCTTCACCTTCTCTTACCTCTCTATCATGTGGTACACCTGAGCCAGTCAACCAAGATGTTTCCAAATGTACCCCTAGTCTTACAATCCCCACAAAAGAGCCCACACCCTGTAGCAATTCTGCAGTACTGAGAGTGGAAATCAGAGATCTGTTAAACATCCCACCCCCTCCCAAAGTCAAAGCACCATGTCCACCTCCTCCAGAGACATGGgttcacaacagacacacatttgaGCTTCTCTGTGCACCCTATGTTAATGTCAACAACAAGGCATCAAGACAAATGGAGGAAAGCACAATGAAACAAGCAGGAACCCAAACAGAATCTGGCGAGGAGTCACCAGTTGAAAAACATACAACTACAGACAAACCTATGGTAGACTCTTCAGAAAACAGAGAACCATCCCTTGAGGAACAGCCTCTGACTTTACTAACCATAGTTCCTGTAGTCCCTGATGGTGTCTCTACACAGAAAAAGGAATGTCCAGGTACAAAACAGGAAGCATATTTAATCCAGGACAGGACAGAAGCAGGTACAGATGTTCAATGCCAAGAGGTCCCCAGCCCTCTAGTGGTAGATACAGAGGCTCTCCCAAAGAAAGACCCCCCTCAGGTCATGAAGAAACCCATGACAGTAATAAACAGAGAAAAACCACTATCAGAGGAGCAGTCAGTCAAGAAACAACAAATGGAAGAGAGTAGCAGTGCCTCAACAGTTTATTTACCTGTTGAGAACCGCACAACCTTCTCACAGAATGAAGTTACAGATGGAGGTGAAACTGCATCCATTCATACACTTTCTATCAACGTCACTAAAGCTAATAAAGACTCACCTCCACCTACTCCTCCACCTTCCTACCACCCTACACCCCCTCTATCGAGAAAAACACCTCCCTCGTCAGTATCTGTGGCTCCTGATGATTTACAAAGAGTACAGGAAGAAATCCAAGTCTCAGAATGTTGCTGGccgcctcctccacctcctttgGAAGGGGACTCTGTCTTTGAGGGAGGGGATGACATTGATTtccctcttccccctcctccccttGTATCGACAGACAGTGTGCCAGAAGAAACTGACAAAGTTATCATGAAAATAGAGGTCCAAAACAGGCTACCAGAAAATGTTGAAGAGACAGTCATCCTCTCAAGTGATGCTGAAACACGTGGACCAGTAAAACCTCCTGATGTCCTTCAACCTGTGGCTGACAACAAACCAGAGGTTGTCAAGGAAGTTTTACAAGCTAATACAACTGTTGAGTTTTCTTGCAGACCAGTGTTGGACAGTTCATCTAACAATGACACACCTCCCACACTTGAGACACCACCTTTACCACCATTTACAAAACCAGAAATCCCAGCATCTGTTTTACTTTCTACCAACAGTCTGAAGCAAAACTCTGTGAAAACTGAAGGGCCAACTCCCTCAGAGCCTCTTGTCAGTGCTCCACCTCCAATTACTGCCCCAGAAGCCCCTCCTCTGCCAGTGGAGAACTTAACATCTGCTGTTAATTTCAGAAGACAGCCCAGTGTAGCAAACAGAGACACCAGAAGCAAGGAGCTCCTTTCCCGCCATAAAAGTGCACCAATTCCCAAAGAAGATGCTAATATTCCTCTTGTCACCCCCTCCCTGCTTCAGATGGTTCGCCTCAGATCAGTCAACATGGCTGAAGATGAGATAAAAACCCCTTCAGAGGACAAGTCAACAAATGAGAGTCTGGGGGTTCAAGAAAACAGCCCCGTTTCAACACCAGGACCGCAAAGCACTCCACAGAAACCTATCCGCAAGTCTCTGTCTCTGAAGTCTCCTCCACAGACACTAAAAACATCCTCTGTGATGCTGAACACCCCTTCTATGCGCTTACAGGAAGCCATACGCATGAAGACTGCAGCCATGTCCTCTAGGGACGGGCTTCCATCGAGGCTAAGTATGAGGACGTCCACGTACAGCTCTGTAAGTGAACCAGGGGCCCTGTCTTTGAAATCCCCAGAAGGTTGTGACCTGCAGAAGTCCCCAGCCTCTACCGCCAGCTTTATCTTCTCCCGGAGCACTAAAAAGGTCGTCATAGAGACTGCTGCCGCCTCCTCTCCAGAGACTCAGGCAAATCTGAAGCAAAGTTTGGCCGCTGAACTCATGCAGTTCTCTGACCACTCAAAGGCTTTCTCCAATGGTGGGATCAGATCAGAAAAAGTTCCTCCACCAGTAGCTAAAAAACCAGCCCATGGCAGTGTCAGTCCTTCACAGAATCTTCCTACTTGTACAGTAAAAATGGACCTCAGTGTTGCTGGAAATGGAACAATGGGAACAGGTCAACACGTGGGCAAAATAACACTTCCAGAGACAA GAGAAAACTGCACACACAAACCTTCTTCCACACAAACAATATGA